A genomic window from Acidimicrobiia bacterium includes:
- the gap gene encoding type I glyceraldehyde-3-phosphate dehydrogenase, giving the protein MSLKIGINGFGRIGRSFTRAILARGLMDDITIVAINDPFGDSESMAFLLKHDSVGGTLPHHITATSKGIDIDGFSVTKFEEKDPSKIDWKSAGVDIVIESTGLFTSREAAAAHLVGGAKKVIISAPSGDADATICIGVNHEVYSRADMDVISNASCTTNCLAPMAKVLDDAFSITSGFMTTVHAYTSDQQLQDMATASRSGKADLRRMRAAALSIIPSSTGAAKAIGVVLPNLEGKLAGMALRVPTPVGSITDLTVQVSKEVTVEQVNAAFEKASNDKKFRGVLEYSNEDLVSSDIVGNPSSCIFSSVDTMVQGNTVKILGWYDNEWGYSNRLLDLALFLEECGV; this is encoded by the coding sequence ATGTCGCTCAAAATAGGAATTAATGGATTTGGAAGAATTGGTCGCAGTTTTACAAGAGCAATATTAGCCAGAGGTCTAATGGATGACATAACCATTGTTGCAATTAATGACCCATTTGGTGACAGCGAATCAATGGCATTCTTATTAAAGCACGATAGTGTTGGTGGCACACTGCCACACCATATAACTGCAACTTCTAAAGGTATTGATATAGATGGTTTCAGCGTTACGAAATTTGAAGAAAAGGATCCTTCAAAAATTGATTGGAAAAGTGCTGGTGTAGATATTGTTATTGAATCTACAGGTCTGTTCACATCAAGAGAAGCAGCTGCTGCACATTTAGTCGGTGGTGCTAAAAAGGTTATTATTTCTGCGCCTAGTGGTGATGCTGATGCAACTATATGTATTGGTGTAAACCATGAAGTATATTCGCGAGCTGATATGGATGTTATTTCTAATGCTTCTTGTACTACCAACTGTTTAGCGCCAATGGCAAAAGTTTTAGACGATGCATTTAGTATTACTTCAGGTTTTATGACTACAGTTCATGCATATACTTCTGATCAACAACTTCAAGATATGGCTACTGCATCTCGTTCAGGTAAAGCTGATTTACGACGCATGCGCGCAGCTGCTCTATCAATCATTCCAAGTTCGACTGGTGCTGCAAAAGCTATTGGTGTTGTTTTACCTAATCTTGAAGGAAAGCTAGCTGGTATGGCTTTACGTGTTCCTACTCCAGTAGGTTCTATTACTGATTTAACTGTTCAGGTATCAAAAGAAGTAACTGTTGAACAAGTTAATGCTGCTTTTGAAAAAGCTTCGAACGATAAAAAGTTCCGCGGCGTTCTAGAATATTCAAATGAAGATCTAGTATCTAGTGATATTGTTGGAAATCCTTCCTCATGTATTTTTTCTAGTGTAGACACTATGGTTCAGGGTAATACAGTCAAAATTCTTGGATGGTATGACAACGAATGGGGTTATTCAAATCGACTTCTTGATCTTGCATTGTTTCTTGAAGAATGCGGAGTTTAA
- a CDS encoding YvcK family protein encodes MSKKIVAIGGGHGLSMLLRTLDKYDLDLTAIVNVVDDGGSSGRIRKDIEITPPGDLRLCALALSSPSVLYGSSLQDLFAFRFDEGELDGHSLGNLILVALTRQLGSFEKAVEKASELLNVRGKVLPASISEVILCANSKSGLIRGQVNVENTPDINNVFLDPKDVLPLDGVVDAILDANHIIYAPGSLYSSVLPSLLIKDIQIALNKTIAKILMIMNLGTKGPDTEGMDGDDHLDALINHGVRVDSVLCDKNSFFISKNRKGIKVATENIRLNGEVHDEQLLGAYLSKVFDI; translated from the coding sequence ATGTCAAAAAAAATTGTTGCAATTGGCGGTGGTCACGGTCTATCTATGTTACTTCGAACTTTGGACAAATACGATCTTGATTTAACTGCAATCGTTAATGTTGTAGATGATGGAGGCAGTTCTGGACGGATTAGAAAAGATATAGAGATAACACCGCCTGGAGACTTAAGGCTTTGTGCGTTGGCTTTATCGTCGCCTTCAGTACTTTATGGTTCTAGCTTACAAGATTTATTTGCATTTAGATTTGATGAAGGAGAGCTCGATGGACACAGTTTGGGTAACTTGATCCTTGTAGCTTTAACACGTCAACTTGGAAGTTTTGAAAAAGCCGTTGAAAAAGCTAGTGAATTATTAAATGTAAGAGGAAAAGTATTGCCAGCTTCAATTAGCGAAGTTATCTTATGCGCAAACTCTAAGTCTGGGTTAATACGTGGACAAGTTAACGTTGAAAATACACCAGACATTAATAATGTTTTTTTAGATCCAAAAGATGTATTGCCATTAGATGGTGTTGTCGATGCAATTCTAGATGCGAATCATATAATCTATGCTCCTGGATCACTATATTCGTCTGTTTTACCTTCCTTATTGATTAAAGATATCCAGATAGCATTAAATAAAACCATCGCAAAAATTCTTATGATTATGAACCTCGGTACTAAAGGTCCAGATACCGAAGGCATGGATGGTGATGACCATTTAGATGCGTTAATAAATCATGGTGTAAGAGTAGATAGTGTATTGTGCGACAAAAACTCGTTTTTCATATCAAAAAATCGCAAAGGTATTAAAGTTGCAACTGAAAATATTCGTTTAAATGGTGAAGTTCATGATGAACAACTCTTAGGAGCCTATTTGTCTAAAGTTTTTGATATATAG
- the rapZ gene encoding RNase adapter RapZ, producing the protein MSNIILLSGLSGAGITTAADVFEDLGYRVMEHLPISIVKDVIEQLDQTNESNNRIVISTELRTDQDISELFNLRDSLRNKFEFETDSADVLFIDAADETIIRRFDQTRRPHPYISAGVLTKGIEQEREFLNAVLEGCDVHIDTTSTNPTQLAAKLQLYFGEKTNKTTIIINSFGFKFGAPRDSNFVFDVRFLPNPHWEPSLKEFNGLNEMIQEYVCDFKDFDKYLNTTYESLKIAIDEFIVLQKGYVSIYFGCTGGKHRSVTIAELLTKLFSKEGYRVITIHRELDENSEQGR; encoded by the coding sequence TTGTCAAACATAATATTGCTTTCTGGGCTTTCTGGTGCCGGTATTACAACAGCTGCTGATGTATTTGAAGATCTTGGCTATAGAGTAATGGAGCATTTGCCTATTTCAATTGTTAAAGATGTAATTGAACAGCTAGATCAGACCAATGAATCTAATAATAGAATAGTTATTTCTACAGAGTTAAGAACTGATCAAGACATATCTGAACTATTTAATTTGAGAGATTCTTTAAGAAATAAATTTGAATTCGAGACCGATTCGGCAGATGTTTTATTTATTGATGCTGCTGATGAAACTATTATTAGACGTTTTGACCAGACAAGAAGACCGCATCCATATATTTCTGCTGGGGTTCTAACTAAAGGTATAGAACAAGAACGTGAATTTTTAAATGCTGTTCTAGAAGGTTGCGACGTACACATTGACACAACATCAACCAACCCAACTCAGTTAGCAGCTAAGTTACAATTATATTTTGGAGAGAAAACAAATAAAACTACAATTATAATTAATTCATTTGGGTTTAAATTTGGTGCACCTAGAGATTCAAATTTTGTATTTGATGTTAGGTTCTTACCCAATCCACATTGGGAACCAAGTTTGAAAGAATTTAATGGCTTAAATGAAATGATACAAGAATACGTCTGTGATTTTAAAGATTTTGATAAATATTTAAATACAACTTATGAATCACTAAAAATTGCAATAGATGAATTTATAGTTTTGCAAAAGGGATACGTATCAATATATTTTGGTTGTACTGGCGGCAAGCATCGAAGCGTAACTATTGCAGAATTGTTAACTAAATTATTTTCAAAAGAGGGCTATAGAGTTATCACTATACATAGAGAATTAGATGAAAATTCTGAACAAGGAAGATAA
- the uvrC gene encoding excinuclease ABC subunit UvrC, giving the protein MDAIDSKEIPTSPGCYQFFSNDNEILYVGKAKNLRNRVSSYFKDGPKSNPRINQMVEIANRVEWISVENETQALLLEYSYIQQHKPRYNVRLKDDKSYPWLAITLNEKWPKAFMYRGKQRKGVKYFGPYTSVYAIREILDTLINIFPVRTCNTAKFNDYKRRGRGCLLYDIGKCSAPCVDTITKEQYDLYIDGLIKFLNGETNDVKQSMIDEMNQSVEKQLYEKAATLRDRISMLDTIVERQQIYGAQRDNFDVVAYASDGIEICVEVLRIRSGRVMGNRKFILEPGEVLADDPLIEQVLLRLYENQLPEVLPNKILLQELPKSKESYEKLLSNLRNDNVKLVEPIKGSKKNLLNIAIENAQHALDSRIKTRINDIEQRTNALNELRTQLNLDRVPMRIECFDISHIQGTNTVASMVVLDDGLPKKNDYRHFVINHDQGNNDFLSMEEAITRRFKNYDSDDVSFSILPDLLVIDGGKGQLSSTMRALKSLNLSNRFDVVSLAKKEEEVFIKGQSESVMIPRNSLALMLLRLIRDESHRFAITHHRAKRSKSMTLSVLDDVRGLGESRRKQLFHSFGSIKKLREQSKETLMSIPYLPEKVALELYDKLHEEL; this is encoded by the coding sequence ATGGATGCAATAGACTCAAAAGAAATTCCAACATCACCTGGTTGCTACCAGTTTTTTTCGAATGATAATGAAATATTATACGTTGGTAAAGCTAAAAATTTAAGAAATCGTGTTTCCTCTTATTTTAAGGATGGACCAAAATCTAATCCTCGAATTAATCAAATGGTAGAAATCGCCAATAGAGTTGAATGGATCAGTGTAGAAAATGAAACTCAAGCCTTACTTTTAGAGTATTCCTATATACAACAACATAAACCTAGATATAATGTGAGACTTAAAGATGATAAAAGTTATCCCTGGTTAGCGATTACATTAAACGAAAAATGGCCTAAAGCATTTATGTATAGAGGTAAACAACGTAAAGGCGTAAAATATTTTGGTCCATATACTTCTGTATATGCAATAAGGGAGATTCTAGATACTTTAATAAATATTTTTCCTGTGAGAACTTGTAACACTGCGAAATTTAATGATTATAAACGAAGAGGTAGGGGTTGTTTATTATACGATATTGGAAAATGTTCTGCTCCATGTGTTGATACAATTACTAAAGAACAATATGATCTATATATTGACGGTTTAATCAAATTCCTTAATGGGGAAACTAATGATGTAAAACAATCAATGATCGATGAAATGAATCAATCCGTTGAAAAGCAATTATATGAAAAAGCCGCAACATTACGTGATCGTATCTCCATGTTGGACACTATCGTAGAAAGACAACAAATTTACGGCGCACAAAGAGATAATTTCGATGTCGTTGCATATGCTAGTGATGGAATTGAAATATGTGTTGAAGTGCTTAGAATCAGAAGTGGCAGAGTAATGGGTAACAGGAAATTCATTCTAGAACCTGGCGAAGTATTAGCCGATGACCCTCTAATTGAACAAGTCCTACTTAGACTCTACGAAAATCAATTACCTGAAGTATTACCAAATAAAATACTTTTACAAGAACTACCAAAATCAAAAGAATCATATGAGAAACTATTATCGAATTTGCGTAATGATAATGTGAAATTAGTAGAACCAATAAAAGGTTCAAAAAAGAATCTATTAAATATTGCTATAGAAAATGCGCAGCATGCTTTAGATTCTAGGATTAAAACCCGAATTAATGATATTGAACAACGAACAAATGCGCTAAATGAACTACGCACACAACTCAACTTAGATAGAGTGCCAATGCGTATTGAATGTTTTGATATTTCCCATATTCAAGGAACTAACACTGTAGCGTCAATGGTTGTCTTAGACGATGGTCTACCCAAGAAAAATGATTATCGTCATTTTGTAATAAATCATGATCAGGGTAATAATGATTTCCTGTCAATGGAAGAAGCGATTACTAGAAGATTTAAAAATTATGATTCAGATGATGTTTCGTTTTCAATTCTTCCAGATCTTTTAGTTATTGATGGTGGTAAAGGTCAATTGAGCTCAACAATGAGAGCACTAAAGTCATTAAATTTATCTAATAGATTTGATGTTGTGTCACTTGCGAAAAAAGAAGAAGAAGTTTTTATAAAAGGGCAATCAGAATCTGTAATGATACCTAGAAATTCATTGGCACTAATGTTACTACGGCTTATCAGAGATGAATCTCATAGATTCGCAATAACTCATCATCGCGCTAAAAGGTCAAAGTCGATGACTCTTAGCGTTCTTGATGACGTGAGAGGATTGGGTGAATCTAGAAGAAAGCAGTTATTTCACTCATTCGGTTCTATCAAGAAACTCAGGGAACAGTCAAAAGAAACACTTATGTCTATACCGTATCTACCCGAAAAGGTAGCGTTAGAGTTATATGATAAGTTACATGAAGAATTGTAG
- the nadA gene encoding quinolinate synthase NadA — MTVSNTAELRIQAPLPERYLNATFDELGSMIEKAKKTLGSNLLILGHHYQRDEVIEYADIRGDSFKLAAYAAENAHTKNIIFCGVHFMAESADVLTEIDQHVYLPDINAGCSMADMADEQSVIQAWDKLSKIVNEDDIIPITYMNSSAAIKSFVGEHGGAVCTSSNAIKILEWALEKGKHILFIPDQHLGRNTALAMGYSLEDTMLYDPRMSFALNKKEVESSTFWLWKGHCTTHKRFSVDQINKFRNEYPSGKVIVHPECPYETVGVSDLSGSTEKIIQYVENSEPGSIIGIGTEIHLVNRLAKENTDKTIVSLDPLYCPCSTMFRIDRPHLAWTIENIVNATPVNEIRVDERTREYSRISLQRMLDITNK, encoded by the coding sequence ATGACTGTTAGTAATACTGCTGAATTAAGAATACAAGCGCCTTTACCCGAACGATATCTGAATGCTACATTCGATGAATTGGGGTCTATGATTGAAAAAGCTAAAAAAACCTTAGGTTCTAACCTGTTGATACTTGGTCATCATTATCAAAGAGATGAAGTTATTGAATATGCAGACATACGTGGTGATTCATTTAAATTAGCTGCATATGCGGCTGAGAATGCACATACTAAAAATATAATTTTTTGTGGCGTTCATTTTATGGCTGAATCTGCTGATGTATTAACCGAGATTGATCAACATGTTTATTTGCCTGATATAAATGCAGGATGTTCTATGGCAGATATGGCTGATGAACAATCAGTAATTCAAGCTTGGGATAAATTAAGTAAAATTGTAAATGAAGATGACATAATTCCTATAACATATATGAATTCTTCTGCAGCTATAAAATCTTTTGTAGGTGAACACGGAGGCGCAGTTTGCACTTCTAGCAATGCAATAAAGATTTTAGAATGGGCGCTTGAAAAAGGCAAACATATTTTATTTATTCCAGACCAACATTTAGGAAGAAACACTGCATTAGCAATGGGATACTCATTAGAAGATACTATGTTGTACGATCCTCGCATGTCTTTCGCCCTTAATAAAAAAGAAGTTGAATCATCAACATTTTGGTTATGGAAAGGTCACTGTACAACTCACAAAAGATTTAGTGTGGATCAAATTAATAAATTTAGAAACGAATACCCATCTGGAAAAGTTATTGTCCATCCAGAATGTCCATATGAGACTGTAGGCGTCTCAGATCTATCGGGTTCGACTGAAAAAATCATTCAATATGTTGAAAATTCTGAACCCGGTTCAATAATAGGAATCGGTACTGAAATCCACTTGGTAAATAGATTGGCAAAGGAAAATACAGATAAAACTATTGTATCTTTAGATCCACTTTATTGTCCTTGTTCAACAATGTTTCGTATAGATAGACCTCATTTAGCGTGGACTATTGAGAATATTGTTAATGCTACACCAGTGAATGAAATTCGAGTGGACGAACGAACACGCGAATACTCAAGAATTTCACTTCAAAGAATGTTAGATATAACGAATAAATAA
- a CDS encoding DUF2510 domain-containing protein, which yields MTTLTPPDWYPDPSRRHEHRYWDGVQWTDNVSTNGTPAIDDHGALMSNRGEVQESSTFIDGEVMFKSPSEESVKNQVTRAIVGEESIPEALEQLPEYTETPTHASTVKSIFTENILVVNQKAKLIELTNEFRIYDADGIQIGAVREVGQSAAKKVARALTNLDSLMTHTMEITNMSGEVLLRITKPRALLKPKVIVERGDGTLIGELQIKLRIGKAQIKLLIGTEQVGMIFAENFRAWNFKIVTGQDHQVASITKTWEGLAKAMFTNADNYVVQIHEKLEDPIHSLVLASSLAVDLILKQNK from the coding sequence ATGACTACACTTACACCACCAGATTGGTATCCAGATCCTTCTAGAAGACATGAACATCGTTATTGGGATGGAGTTCAATGGACTGATAATGTGTCGACGAATGGTACACCAGCAATAGATGATCATGGTGCCCTTATGTCAAATAGAGGCGAAGTGCAAGAATCAAGTACCTTTATAGATGGTGAAGTAATGTTTAAATCGCCATCAGAGGAATCAGTTAAGAACCAGGTTACCAGAGCAATTGTTGGTGAAGAATCTATACCAGAGGCCTTAGAGCAACTACCTGAATATACTGAGACACCTACTCATGCTTCAACAGTTAAATCTATATTTACTGAAAATATTTTAGTAGTTAATCAAAAAGCTAAATTGATTGAACTTACAAATGAATTTCGTATCTATGATGCTGATGGTATACAAATAGGTGCTGTTCGAGAAGTGGGACAATCTGCGGCCAAAAAGGTAGCACGTGCTCTTACAAATTTAGATTCCTTGATGACACATACCATGGAAATTACCAATATGAGTGGTGAAGTACTATTAAGAATTACTAAACCAAGAGCATTATTAAAACCAAAAGTTATTGTAGAGCGTGGTGATGGTACGCTGATAGGTGAATTACAAATAAAACTTAGAATTGGTAAAGCTCAAATAAAGCTGCTTATTGGAACTGAACAAGTAGGTATGATCTTTGCTGAAAATTTCCGTGCATGGAATTTTAAAATAGTTACTGGGCAAGATCATCAAGTTGCTTCAATAACTAAAACTTGGGAAGGACTAGCAAAAGCTATGTTTACCAATGCCGATAATTATGTTGTACAAATACATGAGAAACTAGAGGACCCTATTCATTCTCTAGTCTTAGCGTCATCATTGGCAGTAGATTTAATTTTAAAACAGAATAAATAA
- the uvrA gene encoding excinuclease ABC subunit UvrA yields MASSISVRGAREHNLKNVDIDIPRDSLTVLTGLSGSGKSSLAFDTIYAEGQRRYVESLSAYARQFLGQMEKPDVDLIEGLSPAISIDQKSASRNPRSTVGTITEVYDYLRLLFARIGHPHCPTCGRPIARQTPQEIVDRIMKMDQGTKFQVLAPVVRGRKGQYENLIKQLISQGFTRAYIDSELFELSEVDPMDLARYEQHTIKAVIDRLIIKPSIKRRLTDSLETALSLAEGIVEIEIIPNGEKDEQTLEENSNILTFSEHLACNHCGTSYDELAPRNFSFNSPYGACTKCDGLGTSFEVDPDLVISDEDLSISQGTIAPWGGFKGDYYLKVLSSVCEENNIDIDMPWKRIPKKSQKIILEGLGGNKINVTFKNRYGRSRSFNAKYEGIIPWLKRRHSESESDRAREVIEGYMREIACTKCKGARLNPVSLNVTIDKHNIFDVGNIPIQKCYDFFSSLVLSERENTIASEIIKEIVARLNFLNDVGLQYLSINRKASTLSGGEAQRIRLASQIGSGLVGVLYVLDEPSIGLHQRDNARLLKTMTRLRDIGNTVLVVEHDEETIMSADYVVDVGPGAGEHGGEIVHAGSVASLLKNKKSITGQYLSGKKQVVEKRDRRKGSGLSIDVFGAKENNLQNIDVSFPLSSFVTVAGVSGSGKSTLVNDIVLKSLMKKVYRSKDVPGKHKKITGFEHIDKVIAIDQSPIGRTPRSNPATYTGVFGKIRSLFAQTEEAKVRGYKDGRFSFNVKGGRCEACSGDGTIKIEMHFLPDVYVPCEICKGDRYNRDTLDVTYRGKNIADVLNMSIEEANEFFAKHPVIKRHLQTLVDVGLGYVRLGQSAPTLSGGEAQRVKLSSELAKRSTGKTLYVLDEPTTGLHFDDVKRLLAVLHRLVDGGNSVLVIEHNLDVVYSSDWVIELGPEGGDGGGMLIGTGTPEQIAKLKSSHTGMFLKELIKSRSK; encoded by the coding sequence ATGGCTTCCTCTATATCGGTACGTGGTGCACGTGAACACAATTTAAAAAATGTAGATATTGATATTCCACGAGATTCATTAACGGTATTAACAGGGCTATCTGGCTCAGGTAAATCTTCATTGGCTTTTGATACTATTTACGCTGAAGGACAACGACGTTATGTTGAATCTTTAAGTGCTTATGCACGCCAGTTTTTAGGGCAAATGGAGAAACCTGATGTCGACCTTATAGAGGGCTTATCACCTGCAATCTCCATCGATCAAAAATCAGCTTCTCGAAATCCACGTTCAACAGTTGGAACTATTACTGAAGTATATGATTACTTAAGATTATTATTCGCACGAATTGGCCATCCTCATTGTCCAACTTGTGGCCGTCCAATAGCTAGACAAACTCCTCAAGAAATTGTTGATCGTATAATGAAAATGGATCAGGGAACAAAATTTCAAGTATTAGCACCAGTCGTTCGTGGTCGCAAAGGACAATATGAGAATTTAATAAAACAATTAATATCTCAAGGCTTTACAAGAGCGTATATAGATTCAGAACTTTTTGAATTGAGTGAAGTCGATCCGATGGATTTAGCTCGTTATGAACAACATACAATTAAAGCTGTAATAGATAGATTAATAATAAAGCCATCGATAAAAAGGCGTTTAACAGATTCTTTAGAAACTGCATTATCGTTAGCTGAAGGTATTGTTGAAATTGAAATTATTCCTAATGGTGAAAAAGATGAACAGACTCTTGAAGAGAACTCTAACATTCTTACTTTCTCAGAGCATCTTGCATGCAACCATTGTGGAACTTCATATGATGAATTAGCACCTAGAAATTTTTCGTTTAATTCTCCTTACGGTGCATGTACAAAATGTGATGGGTTGGGGACTAGTTTTGAGGTGGATCCTGATTTAGTGATTTCGGATGAAGATTTATCAATATCGCAAGGTACAATTGCTCCATGGGGAGGCTTTAAAGGTGATTACTATCTAAAGGTTTTATCTTCTGTATGTGAAGAAAATAATATCGACATAGATATGCCTTGGAAAAGGATTCCTAAAAAATCGCAAAAAATAATACTTGAAGGCTTAGGTGGCAACAAAATTAATGTTACATTTAAAAATCGTTATGGTAGATCTAGGTCTTTTAATGCTAAATATGAAGGAATTATCCCTTGGCTAAAAAGACGACATAGCGAATCAGAAAGTGACCGTGCCCGTGAAGTCATTGAAGGCTATATGCGTGAGATAGCTTGCACTAAATGTAAAGGTGCAAGATTGAATCCTGTATCTCTGAATGTGACTATAGATAAACACAATATTTTCGATGTGGGAAATATACCTATTCAAAAATGTTACGACTTTTTTAGCTCTTTAGTATTATCTGAAAGAGAAAATACCATAGCAAGTGAAATCATTAAGGAAATAGTAGCTAGATTAAACTTTCTCAACGATGTAGGTCTTCAGTATCTATCAATTAATCGTAAAGCATCTACATTGTCTGGAGGAGAAGCTCAGCGTATACGTTTAGCATCACAAATAGGCTCAGGACTCGTCGGTGTTTTATACGTATTAGATGAACCTTCTATAGGTTTACACCAACGTGACAATGCACGTTTATTAAAAACGATGACGCGTTTACGTGATATTGGAAATACTGTACTTGTTGTTGAACACGATGAAGAAACAATCATGTCCGCTGATTACGTTGTTGATGTTGGTCCCGGAGCCGGTGAACATGGTGGAGAGATAGTTCATGCGGGCAGTGTTGCATCACTATTAAAAAATAAGAAATCTATAACAGGTCAATATTTGTCAGGTAAAAAACAAGTTGTTGAAAAAAGAGATCGTCGAAAGGGCTCTGGTTTATCAATCGATGTTTTTGGAGCTAAAGAAAACAATTTACAAAATATTGATGTATCCTTTCCTCTTTCAAGTTTTGTTACAGTTGCTGGCGTAAGTGGAAGTGGAAAATCTACCTTAGTAAATGACATTGTTTTAAAATCATTAATGAAAAAAGTGTATCGTTCCAAAGACGTACCAGGTAAACATAAAAAGATAACTGGATTTGAGCATATAGATAAAGTTATAGCAATTGACCAAAGTCCAATAGGACGTACACCTAGATCTAATCCTGCAACATATACTGGTGTCTTTGGTAAAATAAGATCATTATTTGCACAAACTGAAGAAGCGAAAGTTCGTGGTTATAAAGATGGGCGTTTCTCATTTAATGTAAAAGGTGGTAGATGTGAAGCGTGTTCAGGTGATGGAACAATAAAAATTGAAATGCATTTTTTGCCCGACGTTTATGTGCCTTGTGAAATTTGTAAAGGCGATAGATATAACCGCGATACTTTAGATGTTACCTATAGGGGAAAAAATATTGCAGACGTACTCAATATGTCTATCGAAGAAGCAAATGAGTTTTTTGCAAAGCATCCGGTTATCAAAAGACATTTACAAACTCTTGTAGATGTTGGACTTGGATATGTTCGATTAGGTCAGTCAGCACCAACATTATCTGGAGGTGAAGCACAGCGTGTAAAACTTTCTAGTGAGCTAGCAAAACGTTCAACTGGAAAAACGTTATACGTTTTAGATGAACCAACCACAGGTTTACATTTTGATGACGTTAAACGTTTATTGGCAGTTCTGCATCGATTAGTAGATGGTGGTAATTCTGTATTAGTAATTGAACATAATTTAGATGTTGTCTATAGTTCAGACTGGGTAATAGAGCTAGGACCTGAGGGTGGAGATGGTGGTGGAATGCTAATAGGAACGGGTACACCAGAACAAATAGCTAAGCTGAAAAGCTCTCATACAGGGATGTTCTTGAAAGAATTAATAAAGTCAAGATCGAAGTAA